The Hymenobacter chitinivorans DSM 11115 genome contains a region encoding:
- a CDS encoding T9SS type A sorting domain-containing protein: LDAVTGQQVDLRQQSTYRFSASNAALITGRFALSFGALRPLAAANGFAATSVSVYPNPAHQQFLVLVPAVSGATQVEADLVNVLGQVVGHYSAALPAAGTNLTIDATGLKAGVYTIRLRAGATTVAKRVVIQ, from the coding sequence TGCTCGACGCCGTAACGGGCCAGCAGGTGGACCTGCGGCAGCAGAGCACTTACCGCTTCTCGGCCAGCAACGCGGCCCTGATTACCGGCCGCTTCGCCCTGAGCTTCGGCGCCCTGCGCCCTCTGGCTGCTGCTAACGGCTTTGCGGCCACCAGCGTGAGCGTGTACCCGAACCCAGCTCACCAGCAGTTTTTGGTGCTGGTTCCGGCCGTGAGCGGCGCCACTCAAGTGGAAGCTGACCTGGTGAACGTTCTGGGCCAGGTAGTGGGGCACTACAGTGCCGCACTGCCCGCCGCCGGCACCAATCTCACCATTGATGCCACAGGCCTGAAAGCGGGCGTGTATACCATACGCCTGCGGGCCGGGGCTACTACGGTGGCTAAGCGCGTGGTCATTCAATAA